One Dehalococcoidales bacterium DNA segment encodes these proteins:
- a CDS encoding GDP-mannose 4,6-dehydratase, which yields MKEIILVTGAAGFIGSHVVEHLINLGYTVVGLDNFDNFYDPAIKRENIRNLDGKNGCRIIEGDIRDSVLLTSIFQENKVSMVVHLAARAGVRPSLQKPLFYENNNVGGTINLLELSREHSVKRFIFASSSSVYGVDARVPFREDAKVDYPASPYAASKAAAELFCRTYSHLYDLPVTALRFFTVYGPRQRPEMAIHLFTRKIAAGQDISVLGDGTSKRDYTYIDDIADGIMRALFSTSRGFEIYNLGNSHPIALKYLIELIEKSLGKKAVIRQLPEQPGDVPITFADITKAGKDLGYRPVTTIEEGIELFTRWYLKSATNTESNLIKSVR from the coding sequence ATGAAGGAAATAATACTGGTTACCGGGGCAGCCGGTTTCATCGGGTCTCACGTGGTAGAGCATCTCATTAACCTCGGCTATACCGTGGTAGGGTTGGATAACTTCGATAACTTCTACGACCCCGCCATCAAACGTGAAAATATCCGGAACCTGGACGGGAAAAACGGGTGCCGCATCATCGAAGGCGACATTCGGGACTCTGTCCTGTTAACCAGTATTTTCCAGGAAAACAAGGTTAGTATGGTAGTCCACCTGGCCGCCAGGGCGGGAGTGAGACCCTCTCTGCAAAAGCCGCTCTTCTACGAAAATAATAACGTAGGCGGGACGATTAACCTGCTCGAGCTCAGCCGTGAACACAGCGTGAAGAGATTTATCTTCGCTTCCTCCTCATCCGTTTACGGTGTGGATGCCCGGGTACCGTTCCGGGAGGATGCCAAAGTGGACTACCCCGCTTCCCCTTACGCCGCCTCCAAGGCCGCCGCGGAGCTTTTCTGCCGCACCTACAGCCACCTCTATGACCTGCCGGTAACCGCGCTAAGGTTCTTTACCGTGTACGGACCGCGCCAGAGGCCGGAGATGGCCATCCACCTGTTCACCAGGAAGATAGCAGCGGGGCAGGATATATCCGTTTTGGGGGACGGGACTTCTAAACGCGACTATACCTATATCGACGATATTGCGGACGGCATCATGCGGGCGCTGTTCTCCACCAGCCGGGGATTTGAAATTTACAACCTGGGGAACTCGCACCCGATAGCCCTGAAATACCTGATTGAGCTGATTGAAAAATCACTGGGCAAGAAAGCCGTCATCAGGCAGCTACCCGAACAGCCCGGTGATGTCCCGATAACTTTCGCGGATATCACCAAGGCCGGGAAGGACCTGGGCTACCGTCCGGTAACGACCATCGAAGAAGGAATTGAACTTTTTACCCGGTGGTACTTGAAGTCGGCCACCAACACGGAGAGTAATCTTATCAAGAGTGTTCGTTAA